One Streptomyces sp. NBC_01237 genomic region harbors:
- a CDS encoding acyltransferase — protein MPNNRNVFSSLAHWRRRAVSRAVHRGWAWVRDSGAVTAQYPGRLRFGRIGAGTRLAFPQGTVFGEPWIVLGEHCVIAEQVTLTAGMMPGLDLGPDPILTLGDGVVLGRGSHVIADTTVRIGSDTYCGPYVYITSTNHSYDDPHEPVGKQWPRMEPVEIGPGCWIGTGAVVLPGARLGRNVVVAAGAVVRGDVPDHAVVAGAPARVVRRWDPDTGWQPPLRTPAPVPIPAGITSEQLVALARSEESPEAAE, from the coding sequence GTGCCGAACAACCGGAACGTGTTCTCCTCCCTCGCCCACTGGCGGCGCCGTGCCGTGTCCCGCGCGGTCCATCGCGGCTGGGCCTGGGTGCGGGATTCCGGCGCGGTCACCGCCCAGTACCCCGGACGTCTGCGCTTCGGCCGCATCGGGGCGGGGACCCGGCTCGCGTTCCCGCAGGGGACGGTGTTCGGCGAGCCGTGGATCGTGCTGGGCGAGCACTGCGTCATCGCGGAGCAGGTGACACTCACCGCCGGAATGATGCCCGGCCTCGATCTGGGACCCGATCCGATCCTGACCCTCGGGGACGGTGTGGTGCTCGGCCGGGGCAGTCATGTCATCGCCGACACGACGGTACGGATCGGCTCGGACACGTACTGCGGCCCGTACGTCTACATCACCTCGACGAACCACAGCTACGACGACCCGCACGAGCCCGTCGGCAAGCAGTGGCCGCGGATGGAGCCGGTCGAGATAGGCCCCGGCTGCTGGATCGGCACGGGGGCCGTGGTCCTGCCGGGCGCCAGGCTCGGACGCAATGTGGTGGTCGCGGCCGGAGCGGTCGTGCGGGGGGACGTCCCCGACCACGCGGTGGTGGCGGGCGCTCCGGCGCGCGTCGTACGACGCTGGGACCCGGACACCGGGTGGCAGCCGCCCCTGCGTACGCCGGCGCCCGTACCGATCCCCGCGGGCATCACGTCCGAGCAGTTGGTGGCCCTGGCCCGGTCGGAGGAGTCCCCGGAGGCGGCCGAGTAG
- a CDS encoding gamma carbonic anhydrase family protein, with product MAEQALITGMGGKEPDIDADAFVAPTSVVIGEVSLAAGSSVWYQAVLRADCGPITLGPDSNIQDNCSVHTDPGFPLTVGARVSVGHNAVLHGCTIEDDVLVGMGATVLNGAHIGAGSLVAAQALVPQGMRVPPGSLVAGVPAKVKRALTEEELEGIKFNAVGYVELAKAHRAAHES from the coding sequence ATGGCGGAGCAGGCGTTGATCACGGGCATGGGCGGCAAGGAGCCGGACATCGATGCGGATGCCTTTGTGGCACCGACCTCCGTGGTGATCGGCGAGGTCTCCCTGGCCGCGGGCTCCAGCGTCTGGTACCAGGCCGTCCTGCGCGCCGACTGCGGCCCGATCACGCTGGGCCCGGACAGCAACATCCAGGACAACTGCAGCGTGCACACCGACCCCGGGTTCCCGCTCACGGTGGGCGCCCGGGTCTCCGTCGGCCACAACGCCGTGCTGCACGGCTGCACGATCGAGGACGACGTCCTGGTCGGCATGGGTGCCACGGTGCTCAACGGCGCGCACATCGGCGCAGGCTCACTGGTCGCGGCGCAGGCGCTGGTCCCGCAGGGAATGCGGGTGCCGCCGGGTTCGCTGGTGGCGGGGGTGCCGGCCAAGGTGAAGCGCGCGCTGACCGAGGAGGAGCTCGAAGGCATCAAGTTCAACGCGGTCGGCTATGTGGAGCTGGCCAAGGCACACCGCGCGGCGCACGAGAGCTGA
- a CDS encoding DedA family protein yields MHVQEWLETVPAISVYLLVGVVIGLESLGIPLPGEIILVSSALLASQHGEIDPVVLGACATAGAIIGDSIGYAIGRKGGRPLLARLGRKFPKHFGEAQIAMAERSFEKWGMWAVFFGRFVALLRIFAGPLAGVLRMPYWKFLTANVLGGIIWAGGTTAVIYSVGVVAEAWLKRFSWLGLVVAVLFGLASMLVLKNRAKKAAAQSGGHPAAEPAVAPATD; encoded by the coding sequence TTGCACGTTCAGGAGTGGCTGGAGACGGTCCCGGCGATCAGTGTCTACCTCCTTGTGGGGGTCGTCATCGGACTGGAGAGCCTGGGCATTCCGCTGCCGGGCGAGATCATCCTCGTCAGCTCGGCGCTCCTGGCCTCGCAGCACGGTGAGATCGACCCGGTGGTGCTCGGCGCCTGTGCGACCGCCGGGGCGATCATCGGTGACTCGATCGGCTACGCGATCGGCCGCAAGGGCGGCCGGCCGCTGCTCGCCAGGCTCGGCCGGAAGTTCCCGAAGCACTTCGGCGAGGCCCAGATCGCCATGGCGGAGCGGTCGTTCGAGAAGTGGGGCATGTGGGCGGTGTTCTTCGGCCGCTTCGTCGCGCTGCTGCGGATCTTCGCGGGGCCGCTCGCGGGAGTCCTGCGGATGCCGTACTGGAAGTTCCTGACCGCCAACGTGCTCGGCGGCATCATCTGGGCGGGCGGCACCACGGCCGTCATCTACTCGGTGGGAGTCGTCGCCGAGGCCTGGCTGAAGCGCTTCTCGTGGCTGGGTCTCGTGGTCGCGGTGCTGTTCGGGCTGGCGTCGATGCTCGTGCTGAAGAACCGGGCGAAGAAGGCGGCGGCGCAGTCCGGCGGTCACCCGGCGGCCGAACCCGCGGTGGCACCGGCCACGGACTGA
- a CDS encoding DUF4442 domain-containing protein: MSVGEMLVATVPMARTLNLDFLETTAERAVVRLPDQAEYHNHVGGPHAGAMFTLAESASGAIVIAAFGDQMTRAVPLAVRAEIGYRKLAMGEVTATATLGRPIAEVVAELDGGKRPEFPVTVEIRRGDGAVTGEMTVVWTLRPNS; the protein is encoded by the coding sequence ATGTCCGTCGGCGAGATGCTCGTCGCGACGGTTCCGATGGCCCGGACCCTCAACCTCGACTTCCTGGAAACGACCGCCGAGCGGGCGGTCGTGCGGCTGCCGGACCAGGCGGAATACCACAACCACGTCGGCGGACCGCACGCCGGAGCGATGTTCACGCTCGCCGAGTCGGCCAGCGGCGCGATCGTCATAGCCGCCTTCGGCGACCAGATGACGCGCGCCGTACCGCTCGCCGTCCGGGCGGAGATCGGCTACCGGAAACTGGCCATGGGCGAGGTCACCGCGACCGCGACCCTCGGCCGTCCCATCGCCGAGGTGGTCGCCGAACTGGACGGGGGCAAGCGGCCGGAGTTCCCCGTCACCGTCGAGATCCGGCGCGGTGACGGCGCGGTGACGGGCGAGATGACGGTGGTCTGGACGCTGCGCCCCAACAGCTGA
- a CDS encoding spermidine synthase: protein MNEPIPVIRDVDRGTARLLPDVDRDRAWLLTVDEAPQSYVDLDDPTYLEFEYVRRLAHVVDRAAGPGAPLDVLHLGGGALTLPRYVAATRPGSRQHVVEADRGLLDLVGEHLPVPEDSGITVHGTDARAWLEQAAPDSADVLVADVFGGSRVPAHLTSVEYARAAGRVLRGDGIYAANLADSAPFGFLRSQLANFAAVFGELALIAEPAVLRGRRFGNVVLVASHTAVDTAALTRRCAADAFPARVEYDDALARLIGGAEPVGDADAVGSPVPPDGAFSIG from the coding sequence GTGAACGAGCCGATACCCGTCATCCGCGACGTCGACCGCGGCACCGCCCGCCTGCTGCCCGATGTGGACCGCGACCGGGCCTGGCTGCTGACGGTCGACGAGGCGCCCCAGTCCTACGTCGACCTCGACGACCCCACGTACCTCGAATTCGAGTACGTCCGCAGGCTCGCCCATGTCGTGGACCGCGCCGCCGGCCCGGGCGCCCCGCTCGACGTCCTGCACCTCGGCGGCGGCGCCCTCACCCTGCCCCGCTATGTCGCCGCGACCCGGCCCGGATCGCGGCAGCACGTGGTGGAGGCGGACAGGGGGCTGCTGGACCTGGTCGGCGAACACCTGCCGGTGCCCGAGGACAGCGGCATCACGGTGCACGGCACGGACGCCCGCGCGTGGCTGGAGCAGGCGGCGCCGGACTCGGCCGACGTCCTGGTCGCGGATGTCTTCGGCGGCTCGCGGGTACCGGCCCACCTCACCTCCGTCGAGTACGCGCGGGCCGCCGGGCGGGTCCTGCGCGGGGACGGGATCTACGCCGCCAACCTGGCCGACAGCGCGCCCTTCGGCTTCCTGCGCTCCCAGCTGGCCAATTTCGCGGCGGTCTTCGGGGAGCTCGCGCTGATCGCCGAACCGGCCGTGCTGCGCGGGCGCCGCTTCGGCAACGTCGTTCTCGTCGCCTCGCACACCGCGGTCGACACGGCGGCGCTCACCCGCCGCTGCGCCGCCGACGCCTTCCCGGCGCGGGTCGAGTACGACGACGCGCTCGCCCGGCTCATCGGAGGGGCTGAGCCGGTCGGGGACGCCGACGCGGTCGGCTCGCCCGTGCCGCCCGACGGGGCGTTCAGCATCGGCTGA
- the tuf gene encoding elongation factor Tu, translating into MPKTAYVRTKPHLNIGTMGHVDHGKTTLTAAITKVLSERGGSSTSYVSFDRIDRAPEEARRGITINIAHVEYETDTRHYAHVDMPGHADYIKNMVTGAAQLDGAILVVSALDGIMPQTAEHVLLARQVGVDHIVVALNKADAGDPELTDLVELEVRELLTSHGYGGDTVPVVRVSGLKALEGEPRWTAAIEGLLDAVDTYVPMPVRYTDAPFLLPVENVLTITGRGTVVTGAVERGTVRVGDRVAVLGADIDTVVTGLETFGRPMELAEAGDNVALLLRGVERDRVRRGHVVAAPGSVTPSRRFTAQVYVLSAREGGRTTPVTTGYRPQFYIRTADVVGDVDLGEVAVARPGDTVTMTVELGRDVPLESGLGFAIREGGRTVGAGTVTGLL; encoded by the coding sequence ATGCCCAAGACGGCATACGTGCGTACCAAGCCGCACCTCAACATCGGCACCATGGGCCACGTCGACCACGGCAAGACCACGCTCACCGCCGCCATCACCAAGGTCCTCAGCGAGCGTGGCGGCAGCAGTACCTCCTACGTGTCGTTCGACCGGATCGACCGGGCGCCCGAGGAGGCCCGGCGCGGCATCACGATCAACATCGCGCACGTCGAGTACGAGACCGACACCCGGCACTACGCGCACGTCGACATGCCCGGCCACGCCGACTACATCAAGAACATGGTGACCGGCGCGGCGCAGCTCGACGGGGCGATCCTCGTCGTCTCCGCGCTCGACGGGATCATGCCGCAGACCGCCGAGCACGTCCTGCTCGCCCGTCAGGTCGGCGTCGACCACATCGTGGTCGCCCTCAACAAGGCCGACGCGGGCGACCCCGAGCTGACCGACCTGGTCGAGCTGGAGGTCCGCGAACTGCTCACCTCGCACGGCTACGGCGGTGACACCGTCCCCGTCGTGCGGGTCTCCGGACTCAAGGCGCTGGAGGGGGAGCCCCGGTGGACGGCGGCGATCGAGGGGCTGCTGGACGCCGTCGACACCTACGTACCGATGCCGGTGCGTTACACCGACGCGCCGTTCCTCCTCCCGGTGGAGAACGTCCTGACCATCACCGGACGGGGCACGGTCGTCACCGGCGCGGTGGAGCGCGGCACCGTCCGCGTCGGTGACCGGGTGGCGGTGCTCGGCGCGGACATCGACACGGTCGTCACCGGCCTGGAGACGTTCGGCAGGCCGATGGAGTTGGCGGAGGCGGGCGACAACGTGGCGTTGCTGCTGCGCGGTGTGGAGCGCGACCGGGTCCGTCGGGGCCATGTGGTGGCGGCGCCGGGAAGTGTGACTCCCAGCCGCCGCTTCACGGCGCAGGTGTACGTCCTGTCGGCGCGGGAAGGCGGCCGGACCACCCCGGTCACCACCGGCTACCGGCCGCAGTTCTACATCCGTACGGCGGACGTCGTCGGAGACGTGGACCTCGGCGAGGTGGCGGTCGCGCGCCCCGGCGACACGGTCACCATGACCGTCGAGCTCGGCCGTGACGTTCCGCTGGAGTCCGGTCTCGGCTTCGCGATCCGTGAGGGCGGCCGCACGGTCGGCGCCGGCACGGTCACCGGACTGCTCTGA
- a CDS encoding TVP38/TMEM64 family protein, with amino-acid sequence MFDPVPAARPTGGLAVRCSRVLLSPWSRFSLLVVVLLAAASTMLLFEPQRLLAAGWPPQLTGGAAAMLFGLAYGVCTVAFVPRPLLNIAAGALFGAQAGLAAALAGTVLGAGVSFMLGRVLGQDALRTLLRGRWLKAADGLLSRHGFRSMLALRLFPGVPFAAANYCAATSRMGYPPFLLATGLGSIPNTAAYVIAGSEAASPTSPAFLAAMGFIVLTGIGGALVAWRKRHRLGAG; translated from the coding sequence ATGTTCGACCCCGTCCCCGCCGCCCGGCCCACCGGTGGTCTCGCCGTGCGTTGTTCGAGGGTGCTGCTCTCGCCCTGGTCCCGGTTCTCGCTGCTCGTGGTGGTGCTGCTGGCCGCCGCGTCGACGATGCTGCTGTTCGAACCACAGCGGCTGCTGGCCGCCGGGTGGCCGCCCCAGCTGACCGGCGGGGCCGCGGCCATGCTGTTCGGGCTCGCGTACGGGGTCTGCACGGTGGCGTTCGTACCGCGCCCCCTGCTCAACATCGCCGCGGGCGCCCTGTTCGGCGCGCAGGCGGGTCTGGCCGCCGCCCTGGCGGGCACGGTGCTCGGCGCGGGTGTCTCGTTCATGCTGGGCCGGGTACTGGGCCAGGACGCACTGCGCACGCTGCTGCGCGGGCGCTGGCTCAAGGCCGCGGACGGGCTGCTGAGCCGGCACGGCTTCCGGTCCATGCTGGCGCTCCGGCTCTTTCCCGGAGTGCCGTTCGCCGCGGCCAACTACTGCGCGGCCACCTCCCGCATGGGCTACCCGCCGTTCCTGCTGGCCACGGGACTCGGCTCGATCCCCAACACGGCGGCGTACGTCATCGCGGGCAGCGAGGCGGCCTCCCCGACCTCGCCCGCGTTCCTGGCCGCGATGGGCTTCATCGTGCTGACGGGCATCGGCGGGGCGCTCGTCGCCTGGCGCAAGCGCCACCGGCTGGGCGCCGGATGA
- a CDS encoding undecaprenyl-diphosphate phosphatase, with product MSWFESFVLGLVQGLTEFLPISSSAHLRLTAAFAGWHDPGAAFTAITQIGTEAAVLIYFRKDIARILSAWFRSLTNASMRSDHDAQMGWLVIVGSIPIGVLGVTFKDQIEGPFRDLRLIATTLIVMGIVLGIADRLAARDEVGGKHRAVKERKSLKELGIKDGLIFGFCQAMALIPGVSRSGATISGGLLMGYTREAAARYSFLLAIPAVLASGVFELKDAGEGHVSWGPTIFATVIAFAVGYAVISWFMKFITTKSFMPFVIYRVILGIVLFALVAAGVLSPHAGESAG from the coding sequence ATGAGCTGGTTCGAATCATTCGTCCTGGGCCTCGTTCAGGGACTGACCGAGTTCCTGCCGATCTCCTCCAGCGCCCATCTGCGGCTCACCGCGGCGTTCGCCGGCTGGCACGACCCGGGCGCGGCGTTCACCGCCATCACCCAGATCGGCACGGAAGCGGCGGTGCTCATCTACTTCCGCAAGGACATCGCGCGGATCCTGTCGGCCTGGTTCCGCTCACTGACCAACGCCTCGATGCGCAGCGATCACGACGCGCAGATGGGCTGGCTCGTCATCGTCGGCTCGATCCCCATCGGTGTGCTCGGTGTGACGTTCAAGGACCAGATCGAGGGCCCGTTCCGGGATCTGCGGCTGATCGCGACGACACTCATCGTGATGGGCATCGTCCTCGGTATCGCGGACCGGCTGGCCGCCCGCGACGAGGTCGGCGGCAAGCACCGTGCGGTGAAGGAGCGAAAGTCCCTCAAGGAGCTGGGGATCAAGGACGGTCTGATCTTCGGTTTCTGCCAGGCGATGGCGCTGATCCCCGGAGTCTCCCGCTCGGGCGCCACGATCAGCGGTGGTCTGCTGATGGGCTACACCCGCGAGGCGGCGGCACGGTACTCGTTCCTCCTCGCGATCCCCGCGGTGCTGGCCTCCGGCGTCTTCGAGCTGAAGGACGCGGGCGAGGGCCATGTGTCCTGGGGCCCGACGATCTTCGCCACGGTGATCGCGTTCGCCGTCGGTTACGCCGTCATCTCGTGGTTCATGAAGTTCATCACGACCAAGAGCTTCATGCCGTTCGTCATCTACCGCGTGATCCTCGGCATCGTCCTGTTCGCCCT